GGCATTGGCCGGGACCATCGCTTGCTGGAGCTCGGTCGAATCGTGAACCTGGATCCAGGTCTGTTTGACGTTCTTGGCTTCGGCCGAGGCCATGAAGATGGACGCGACCAAGAGCCCGATCGCGGGGATGAGTTTGAACCGCATAATGCCTCCTAAAAAATTATGGGTCGCAAGAGCCGAATTCGGGTAGGGAGCTCAAAGGCAAAACCAGGTTGTGCTCCCAAAGGACCTCATGAAGACAGGGATCGTAGGTGACGTCGGGCGGCACCGGCGGCAGGTTCGGCGGGTTGACGTCGGGATCGAAGACCAAGGCTGAATCAGTTTCTAGGATGAGGTTATGGGTCACCGTCACCTCGGCTTCGAAGGTCTTGGCGAAGCTGAGGCCGATGCCGATGGCGCTTTCGACGAGGAGATTCTGCGTCACCTGGGCGATGCTGTTACCCACATCGATGAATTCCTCGGTTTCCGGGTCGATCTCGAAGACTCCGACGTTCAAGATTAAGCCGAGGTCCGAGGCCTGGACCAGGTTTTGGGAGACTTCGAGGTTATTCTCGACGTCTTGGGCAAACACCCCCTGGGCGGCGTCGGAAACGGCGTTCTGAGTGACGACCACGTCCTTGGCCGCGGCGGCTACCAAGCCCCGCCAATAATGGCGGATCAGGTTATTCGAAACCGAAATGTTTTCGACTCTTTCTCCGAAGGGGTGAGAGACGAAGATCCCGCGGCCGTTGAAGTTATCGGCTCCGACCCCAACAAAGGCGCTTTGCTGAATCACCAGGTTGGAGCTTCCCCCGTGAAAGCCCCGAACGAATCCTTCGATCTTCACATTGGAAACCTCGGCCGACTCGGCGTTGTGGGCGCTGGCGCCGAAAACCGGACAGGAGCCGGGAGTGCCACAGGTGATCGCCAGGTCGCGCAATCCCACCGGGCCCATTCCGCCGAGCGGTGAGCCAAGCGCCAAGGCCCAGTTCAGTGATCGGGTGATTCCGTCGCTGCCGGTGAAAAGGTTGGGTCCATTCGAAACTAGCTGGGTCTTTTGCGGGCCTTTCCCCACGATGGAGATGCCGCCCGAGCAAGTCGGGGCCCCAAACAGTCCATTGATAGCCGCGGCGGTATTGGCGTCGTAGACGCCGTTCTTCAGCAGAACCCGGCCTCCATCGGGATTGGCGCAAACCTGGGCAATGCAGGAATTCAGCCCGGTTTTGGGCGCGCATTGCACTTCGATCGGACCGGCCAAGGCAGGAGCGGAGAACAGAGAGATCCCCAAACCCAAGGCGAGAACGTTGAAGATTGGACGGATGGCGGCGAATTTTGGATGATGGAAGAACATATCCCTAACCCCTTTAACCCTAGAGAACGATCATTCGCCCCACCCCTGGATCGAACACCCGAATTCTCATATAAAAGAAGGCTATGGCGCAATATCGTTTCTAATTCGACTTGCTCTGCCCCTCGGCTTTCGCTAGGCAAATCTGGAATTGAAACGATTCTTTCTTTTACTCTGGATCCCGGCCTTGGCCGCTTGTTTCTCCCCGACCGAGCTTCGTCCCGGCGACGCGGTCTGGATCCAATGGACTCCGCAAATATGGTACCACGGTCGCATCGAGAGCCCCTGTGAAGGCGGTTTCAAGGTCCGTTTCGATGATCAGGACGAGAAGTGCAGCCCGCCCCAGTCTTTGGCCAAGGACGTCTCGCCGACCCGGGTGGCCTTGGAGCCCGGAATGCGGGTTTTGGCCCAGAAAGAGCCTCGAATTTACGCGCCGGCCCGAATCCTGGAGAAAAACGGCCTGGATTTTCGGGTCCAATTCGACGATGGCCAGGCGACCCTGGCCCCCCTCCGCCTCCTGCGTCTTTCAGCGACCCCCGACGGAAAATCTTTGAGCCTGAACCCTTAGTCCCTTACAATCCGAAAGCCGAGGAAAGGGGGCATTATGCATTTTATTGGATTGGCTTTTTTTCTGGCCTCGTTGGTTTTTGGCGCCGCGGCCTGCGGTAGCGCCAACGGAAGCTGCGAAGACGTCGTTTGCCTCGAAGGGACCTCCTGTCTCCTGGAGGACGGAACGCCGACCTGCGTCCCGAACGGCGTCAGCGGCGGGGGCGGCGGCAACCAGGCCGGCGAGTCTTGCGAAACCAGCGCCGACTGCGCGGCCGGACTCAGCTGTCAGCCCGATTTGGGCGGAACTTTGATTTGTCAGGAATAATACGGAGGGCCCATGAACCGCATTTCAAGACTTCTGATATTGTCGATCTTTCTTCTGAGTGCCGCGGCCTGCGGCGGCAGCGATGACGACGACGCCTGCGAGGGCGTCACCTGTCTCGAAGGCACTTCTTGCATCGTCCAGGATAGCGGGCCGGCTTGCGTGCCAAATTGAATAAAAATGGCGGAGAGGGTGGGATTTGAACCCACGGTCCCCTTGCGGAGACGCCGGTTTTCAAGACCGGTTCCTTAAACCACTCGGACACCTCTCCTATTCGCCCGCCCGGAGCAAGTCCGGACGGGCTAAAGCCCAGGGGGCGAAAGCCGTTCTCCCCCTTCAACCCCAACGGTTGAGGTTAGGGGAGTCGTTTTAAATCTCAGAGAACTTTCGCTTCTACTTGGCTGAAATAATCTCCAAGCCGGACCAGCTTTGCAACTCGGCGGGGACCCGGATGCTGCCGTCGGCTTCTTGGTAGTTCTCCAGGATGGCCACCAGAGTCCGGCCCACGGCCAAGCCGCTGCCGTTCAGGGTGTGGACCAGCCGGTTCTTGCCTTGCTCGTCCTTGAAGCGGATCTGGGCCCGGCGGGCTTGGAAATCCTCGAAATTGGAACAGCTTGAAATCTCGCGGTAAGCGTTCTGGCCCGGCAGCCAGACCTCGATGTCGTAGGTCTTGGCCGAAGCGAAGCCCATGTCGCCGCTGCAAAGGCAGACCACTCGATAATGAAGTCCCAGCTTCTGGAGGATGGTCTCGGCGTCCCGGGTCAACTTTTCCAGCTCGTCGTAGGAGGTCTCGGGCCGGGCGAACTTCACCAACTCGACCTTGTTGAATTGATGCTGGCGGATGAGCCCCCGGACGTCCTTGCCGTAGCTGCCGGCTTCGCTGCGGAAGCAGGGAGTGTAGGCGGTGAGCGAGATCGGAAGCTGCTCGGCCTTGAGGATCTCGTCGCGGTAGATATTGGTCACCGGAACTTCGGCGGTCGGCACCAAATAGTAGTCTTCGCCGGTCTTGAAGAGGTCGGCTTCGAACTTGGGGAGCTGGCCGGTGCCGCGGAGGCTCGCGGCGTTGACCAGGAAAGGCGGTAGGACCTCCTCGTAGCCGTGCTCCAGGGTGTGGGTTTCGAGCATGAAGTTGATCAGGGCCCGCTCCAGGGTCGCGGCGCCGCCGCGGTAGAGCGTGAAACGGGCGCCGGTGATCTTGGCGCCGCGCTCGAAATCGAGGATGCCGAGCTTTTCGCCGATTTCCCAATGCGGTTTGGGCTCGAAGCTGAATCTGGGTTTCTCGCCCCAGCTCCGCACCACCTTGTTGGCCGATTCGTCGGCGCCCACCGGCACCGAGTCGTGGGGCAGGTTGGGCACCTGCATCAGGAACTCGGTGAATTCCTTTTCCAGCTCCTCCATTCGGGGGGCGATGGCTTTCACCTTCTCGGCGACTTGCTTCATCTCCTCGAGCACCGGCGCGGCGTCCTTGCCGGCCTTCTTGAGCTGCTGGATTTCTTGCGAGGCTTGGTTCTGCCGGGCCCGGAGCTGGTCGTATTCCTGCTGGAGCTGATTCTTCTTCTGAAGGACCGCGACGGCCTGATCGAGGCCTTCGGGCACGGCGCCGCGCTTGGCGAGCTTGGCCTTGACCTGGTCTAGATTCTGCTGAACGAACTTGGGATCGAGCATCGCGGGCTCCGGACTAAGATTTGTCTCCCGCCAGCTCGGCGTCGATGATCTTCTTGAACTGCTCGACCGGCAGGGCGCCGGACAGCGAGCGTCCGTTGATGAAGAAGGTCGGGGTTCCGTTGACGCCAGCCTTGGCTCCGTCGGCCAAGTCCTTGTCGACCTCGGCCGAGTATTTCCCCTCGTCGAGGCAAGCGTCGAACTTTTTCTGATCGAGGCTCAGGCCGGTGGCATAGGCCTTGAGCTCGGTGACTTCCAAAGACTTCTGGTTGTTCCAGAGCACGTCGCTGTATTCCCAATACTTGCCTTGGTCGCCGGCGCATTGGGCGGCTTCGGCCGCTTTCTTGGCCGCCGGATGGAAGTCGAGCGGGAAGTCGCGCAGGACGTAATGGATCTTGTCGCCGTAGTCGGCGACCAATTGCTTCACCGTCGGCCGAACCTTGCTGCAGAAGGGGCATTGGTAGTCGGTGAACTCGATGATCGTCACCTTGGCTCCTTTGGGACCCTTGCTCGGATCGTCGTCGACGCCGACGTCGACCTTGGGCGGAGCGAGCAGGATCTTGACGCTGCTGGCCGAGCGCAGGCGATCGAGAAAGTTCATCCGGTAGAGCGAGGTTTTGCGGGCCAGGAGCTGGCTGCGGATCGGCTCCTTCAGCTCCTCAAGGCTGCGGCCTTGGAGCCGGGCTTTGTTGTCCTCGAAGAACAGCTTCACCTCTTCGTCGGAGATGGTTCCGACTTTTTCCAGGATCTCAACCTTCAGGAGCTGGTCGACGGTGATCCCCCGCTTTTTGGCTTCCTTGGTCAGCAACCGGTCATCGATCAAGGTATCCAAGCCCTGTCGTTTGATTTCGTAGATTTGGGTCTGGATCTGGGCGAGCTGGCCGGCGACGATTTCGTCCAAATTGGCTTCGGTGATTTTCTCGCCGTCGAGCTCGGCGACCACCGTCTTGGAGCCGCCGGCGACCGGGGCCGGCGCGCTGGCCGGTTGGCTGGGCTGACCGCCGCCGCAGGCTTGGAGAAGGGCAAGGCTGAACAATAAAAGGGATTTCTTCATGGTAGATGGGCTACCGCGAATGGCCCCCGATGGCAAGCGGGTGGAAATGGCGTTAAATCAGTTCCGCAGAGGCTTGTTGTTCATCAGCATGAACTGCATCCGGGCCTGGCTCTTCTCGGTGCCGGCCAGTTGCAAGAAGGCCTCGCGCTCGAGGTCGAGCAGGTATTGCTCGCTGACCAGGCGCTGGGTCGGGATGTCGCCGCCGCAGAGGACGCCGGCCAATTTCTCGGCGATGAAGGCATCGTGCTCGCTGATTTGATTCAAGGCCCGGAAGCCGCGGATCGCCGAAACCATCGCCATCTTGCCGCCGATGCCCGGAACCAGGATGTCCTCGCGCGGCGTGGCCGGCTTGTAGTCTTTGCTCATCGCCAGAACATCTTGCTTGGCGTCGAAGAGCAGAGTCTCGCGGTTGAGCGAGAACTTGTCGCTGGGACGGAGATAGTCGAGCTCCACGCCTTCCTTGGCGCTGGTCGCGACCTTGGCGAAACCGACCCGCTCGAAGGCCCGCTGGACCTTGGGGAAGGGGCCGCCGTCGCCGGTCGAGGCCCACACCTTCTGGCCTTTCTTGCGCAGCGTGGCTTCGCAGTTCAGCAGCATGTTCTTGCAGCCGCCGCCGCCGGGAATCAGGCCGACGCCGACTTCGACCAGGCCGATGTAGGTTTCGGCCGCGGCCCGCACTGCGTCGGCGCCCATGACGACTTCGCAGCCGCCGCCCAAGGTGAGGCCGAAAGGCGCGGCCACCACCGGCTTGGGCGAATACTTGAGAGCCATGCAGAAATCCTGGAAGGCTTTCACGATCTGACCGATCCGGTCCCAATTGCCCTGCTGGGCTTCGAGCCAGAGCAGCATGAGGTTGGCGCCGACCGAGAAATTCTCGGACTCGTTGGTGATGACCATGCCGGCCAGGTTCTCGTTCTTGACCTTCTCCAAGCCCTTGAAGCCCATCGCGATGATCTCGTCGTCGATGGCGTTCATCTTGGAATGGAACTCGAGGCAGATCACGCCGTCGCCGACGTCGATCAGGCTGGCCGAGCCGTTGCTTTCGATGACCTTGTTCTGCTCGCGGAGGTTCTTGAGCAGCAAGATGTTGGGGCGCACCGGCACCGGTTGATAGCTATTGGTCTTCAGGTCGAAGTAGAAAGTCTTGCCGTCCTTGCGCTGGTAGAAGACGCCTTCGCCCTTTTCCAAGACTTGGGTGAAGAGGGCCGGGACTGGGAGGCCGTCCTTCTTGATTCGCTCCACGGCTTCTTTCAAACCGATGGCGTCCAAGACCTCGAAGGGACCGATGTCCCAGTTGAAGCCCCAGCGCATGGCCCGGTCGACGTTGACCACGTCGTCGGCGATCTCGGGAATGCGGTTAGCCGAATAAATCAGGGTGTCGCGGGTGACTTTCCAGGCGAAGTCGGCGGCCTTGTCGTCGCCGGCCAGGACGGCCTTGATCCGTTGGCCGACGTCCTCGATGCCCTTGGCGGCCTTGAGCGAGGCGAACTTGACCTCGACCTGCGGGACGTACTCGCCGGTCTTGAGGTCGAGCGAGAGGATCTTCTTTCCTTCGGCGCTCTTCTCTTTCTTGTAGAAGCCCTGGCCGGCCTTGTCGCCGGTCCAGCCCTTGGCGATCATCTGATTGACGATGTCGGGCATGACGAAGATCGCGTGCTGCTCGTCCTTGGGGCAATTGTCATAAGTGTTCTTGACGACGTGGGCCAGGGTGTCGATGCCGGCGATGTCGGCGGTGCGGAACATCGCGCTCTTGGGCTTGCCCAGCGCCGGGCCGAGGATCTTGTCGACCTCTTCCAGCTTCCAACCCTCTTCGATGACCCGCTTCAAGGCGGCCATGAAGGCGAAGGTGCCGATGCGGTTGGCGATGAAGTTCGGCGTATCCTTGGCGTAGACCACGCCCTTGCCCAGCTTGTCCTCGAGGAAATCGACGATGTCCTTGGTGACGGCCGGGTCGGTCGCCGGCGAGGAGATCACCTCGACCAGCTTCAAGTAACGGACCGGGTTGAAGAAGTGAGTCACGACGAAGTTCTTCTTGAACGGCTCGCCCCGTCCCTCTGCCATCGAGTGGAGTGGTAATCCCGAGGTGTTGGAGCTGACGATGGTGTGGGGCTGCATCACCTTTTCGACCTTGGCGAAGACCTGCTGCTTGATGTCGAGGCGCTCGA
The bacterium genome window above contains:
- the serS gene encoding serine--tRNA ligase, translated to MLDPKFVQQNLDQVKAKLAKRGAVPEGLDQAVAVLQKKNQLQQEYDQLRARQNQASQEIQQLKKAGKDAAPVLEEMKQVAEKVKAIAPRMEELEKEFTEFLMQVPNLPHDSVPVGADESANKVVRSWGEKPRFSFEPKPHWEIGEKLGILDFERGAKITGARFTLYRGGAATLERALINFMLETHTLEHGYEEVLPPFLVNAASLRGTGQLPKFEADLFKTGEDYYLVPTAEVPVTNIYRDEILKAEQLPISLTAYTPCFRSEAGSYGKDVRGLIRQHQFNKVELVKFARPETSYDELEKLTRDAETILQKLGLHYRVVCLCSGDMGFASAKTYDIEVWLPGQNAYREISSCSNFEDFQARRAQIRFKDEQGKNRLVHTLNGSGLAVGRTLVAILENYQEADGSIRVPAELQSWSGLEIISAK
- a CDS encoding thioredoxin domain-containing protein, which produces MKKSLLLFSLALLQACGGGQPSQPASAPAPVAGGSKTVVAELDGEKITEANLDEIVAGQLAQIQTQIYEIKRQGLDTLIDDRLLTKEAKKRGITVDQLLKVEILEKVGTISDEEVKLFFEDNKARLQGRSLEELKEPIRSQLLARKTSLYRMNFLDRLRSASSVKILLAPPKVDVGVDDDPSKGPKGAKVTIIEFTDYQCPFCSKVRPTVKQLVADYGDKIHYVLRDFPLDFHPAAKKAAEAAQCAGDQGKYWEYSDVLWNNQKSLEVTELKAYATGLSLDQKKFDACLDEGKYSAEVDKDLADGAKAGVNGTPTFFINGRSLSGALPVEQFKKIIDAELAGDKS
- a CDS encoding 3-hydroxyacyl-CoA dehydrogenase NAD-binding domain-containing protein encodes the protein MRQIKKVGVLGAGVMGHGIAAHLAGAGVPVLLLDIVPPKFSEADQKAGLTEKSPAFRNKFALAGIEAIKKSKPAVIYTQRDLKLITPGNFEDDWDKLKDCDWIVEVVVERLDIKQQVFAKVEKVMQPHTIVSSNTSGLPLHSMAEGRGEPFKKNFVVTHFFNPVRYLKLVEVISSPATDPAVTKDIVDFLEDKLGKGVVYAKDTPNFIANRIGTFAFMAALKRVIEEGWKLEEVDKILGPALGKPKSAMFRTADIAGIDTLAHVVKNTYDNCPKDEQHAIFVMPDIVNQMIAKGWTGDKAGQGFYKKEKSAEGKKILSLDLKTGEYVPQVEVKFASLKAAKGIEDVGQRIKAVLAGDDKAADFAWKVTRDTLIYSANRIPEIADDVVNVDRAMRWGFNWDIGPFEVLDAIGLKEAVERIKKDGLPVPALFTQVLEKGEGVFYQRKDGKTFYFDLKTNSYQPVPVRPNILLLKNLREQNKVIESNGSASLIDVGDGVICLEFHSKMNAIDDEIIAMGFKGLEKVKNENLAGMVITNESENFSVGANLMLLWLEAQQGNWDRIGQIVKAFQDFCMALKYSPKPVVAAPFGLTLGGGCEVVMGADAVRAAAETYIGLVEVGVGLIPGGGGCKNMLLNCEATLRKKGQKVWASTGDGGPFPKVQRAFERVGFAKVATSAKEGVELDYLRPSDKFSLNRETLLFDAKQDVLAMSKDYKPATPREDILVPGIGGKMAMVSAIRGFRALNQISEHDAFIAEKLAGVLCGGDIPTQRLVSEQYLLDLEREAFLQLAGTEKSQARMQFMLMNNKPLRN